The following proteins come from a genomic window of Lycium ferocissimum isolate CSIRO_LF1 chromosome 4, AGI_CSIRO_Lferr_CH_V1, whole genome shotgun sequence:
- the LOC132054301 gene encoding uncharacterized protein LOC132054301 — translation MRLRDLEFSVGDKVFLKVLPMKGVMRFGKKGKLSPCFIGPYEIVRKIGTVAYELKLASDMAMVYPIFHILMLRLYKPDPSHVLNPEEIEINEGLTYEEKSIQILDNQVRRLRTKDVASVKVLWRNHDTEEATWEAKEDMKKRYPHLFPMAGMS, via the coding sequence ATGAGGCTGCGTGACCTAGAGTTTTCTGTTGGTGACAAGGTGTTCTTAAAAGTGTTGCCGATGAAGGGAGTAATGCGTtttggtaaaaaggggaaacttAGTCCCTGTTTCATTGGCCCTTACGAGATTGTTAGGAAAATTGGGACGGTGGCTTATGAATTGAAGTTGGCATCCGATATGGCCATGGTGTACCCTATATTTCACATTTtgatgttgaggttgtacaaACCTGATCCTTCCCATGTGTTGAACCCTGAAGAGATTGAAATTAATGAAGGGTTAACCTATGAAGAAAAATCGATTCAGATTCTAGATAatcaagttagaaggttgagaacGAAGGATGTGGCGTCGGTTAAAGTGTTGTGGCGAAACCATGAtactgaggaagctacttgggaagcaaaggaggacatgaagaagagatatcCCCACTTGTTCCCTATGGCAGGTATGAGCTAG